The stretch of DNA CGAGGCAGCACAGGCGGCGGTGGCACCCGTCTACGACGTACGGGACGTCATGGCCGATCCGCAGTACCGCGCGCTGAACACGATCGTCTCGGTCGAGGACGAGGAACTGGGTCCTGTGCGGATGCAGAACGTCCTCTTCAGGCTCTCGGGGACACCGGGCGCCGTGAAGTGGGCGGGCCGCGGCCATGGTGCCGACACCGACGCGATCCTCGGCGAACTGGGGCTCGCCGAGGACGAGATCGTGGCACTCAGGGAAGGAGGGGCAGCGTGAGTACGGGTACTGCCCGCGTGTCGGCCCTCCCCTCCCCCGACGCCGTCGACACGGCGCTGACCTGGCTGTACGCGCCAGGCGACCGTCCGGACGTGGTGGCCAAGGCGCTGCGTTCCGGCGCCGATGTGGTGCTGATCGACCTGGAGGACGCGGTCGCTCCCGAGCGCAAGCGGTACGCGAGGGCGGCCACGGCCGAACTGCTCGCGGCCCCGCTCTCGGGGCCCGCGGCCGTCCATGTCCGGATCAACGCGCTCGGCGGCTCCGCCTCGGACGCCGATCTGCGGGCGCTGGCAGGGCTGCCGGGACTCGACGGGCTCCGGCTGCCCAAGGTCGGCTCCGCCGAGGAGATCGACGCGGTCGTACGGCGGCTGCGGAGCCTGGGAGCGGGCGAGGCACCGGCGTTGTACGCACTGTTGGAGTCCGCGCTCGGGATCGAGAACGCGTACGGCGTGGCGACGGCCGACCCCGCCATCCGGGGCATCGCCCTGGGCGAGGCCGATCTCAAGGCGGATCTGGGCATGAGCGACGAGACCGCGCTCGCGTGGCCGCGTGCGCGAGTGGTGGTCGCGGCGCGCGCGGCGGGGCTCGCGCCCCCGGCGCAGTCGGTCTTCCCCGACATCCGCGACGCCGACGGGCTCGCCGCCTCCTGTCTACGGGGCCGCGCTCTCGGGTTCCTCGGCAGGACCGCCATCCACCCCCGGCAGCTCCCGGTGATCGAACGGGCCTATCTGCCCACGGCGCACGAGGTGGAGGCGGCCCGCGAGACGGTGGCCGCCGCGGCCCGGGACGCGGGCGCCCTCGCCCTGCCCGACGGGCGGTTCGTGGACGCGGCGGTGGTGGCGGGCGCCCGCCGCGTCCTCGCTCTCGCGGAGCGTGCGGCGGCGCCCCGGCACGGCTGAGCCGCCTGCCGGGGCGCCGCGCCTTTCCGTGCTGCTTCCCGCGGCGGGGACGGCCGTGGCACTCGGGCCCGCCTCGCGCGGCAGGCGCAGTACGACGGCCTGCCGGAGCAGGCTCAGGGCCGCGTTGTCGTAGTAGGTCGTAGTAGCTGTCCTGGGAGATCTTCTCCCCGCCGCCCTTGATCAGCTTGATGCCGAATTTCTCCCAGGTCTCCACGCTCTTTTTGAGTGCGGCGAGCTCGGTCAGGATCTGCTGGTACTGATTCGCCGGCACGATGAATTCTGATTCCGCCTCCAGGGTGGTGGCCATCTGCGTGCCGGGCTGGAGCAGTCGCTTGTGGGACACATAAACGGGACGGTCCTCGCGCAGCACCTCGTAGAGACTCCAGTCGGTTTTGCGTACCACTTCGGAGCGTTTCCGCTCCTCCGAGGTGATGGTTCGCAGGGCCGGCAGCCCCGAACCGTCCTTCTGTTTGGTTCCGCCACTTGTGTGATTGACCGGGTTCTTCCCTGTTTTACTGTCGTACCAGAGGGCCTGAATTCCCCATTGCGGAGACGTTCGGGCAGACGGCGAGGCGGGTGTCGTGGTCACTGACCCGCAAGTGCGGAAGTTTGGCCAACTGGGGCCAGGTGTAGAGCACGTCGAAGGTGGTGATGTTGTCGTTGACCGGCGGCGTGAGGACGAGCAGCGTCTCCACCGACTGGTCGTCGGGCCGCTGCCCCCTGGGCAGCCACGGTTTGGTGAGCTCCACCTCGATCAGGTCGTGCGGCCCGGCGACATGGGCCCTGAAGGTAGACCTTGGTTCCTTCCGGAAGTGCGACCATGAATTTTTCGGGGGCGAGTTCTTCGCTGTGGTCATGAATCTCCCTCTCAGGGATATCCGAATTCCGGCAGCGCGGTGCCGCGCCACCGGGTCCGCGTGAACTCCTCAGTCGAAATTCCCTGGATTCGCGGACAGGTCACCCCTCAGCTTTGAACCGAAGCGCGTCGCCGTCAAGGGTCCACACCTCAGTTATGGAACAGGGGAGAAAATCCGACTTGCCGCGTTTCTCGTACGCCACAGAAGAGGAATACAGCTGCGAACCGGCCGTCAGAATAGGTGACATGGCACGTGCGGAGCGTCGCCTCGTCGCGTTCTCGACTTCTCGGTGCGCGGAGTGAGGCAGCGGCGGGTCCGCGCGACTCGCGGTACCGGATGCCGCCCCTGACGTTGACGTGTCCCAGCCGTCCGGTGAGCCTGAGGGGAGCACCGCCCGGCCCTGCCGCGCGTGCCCCGGGCCCCCGCCCGGCCGTCGGACGACGAGAGGAAACCCCCATGACCGCACAGCCGTCCGCGCCACCTCCCTCCGGCCGCACGCGCGGACACCTCGGAAGACGGGTTCTGGGCTCGGGGGCGGGGATCGCGCTCGCCTGCCTGCTGGCGACCCGGTTCGCTCCCGCGCTCCCGGCGGCAGCCGCGGAACAGGCGGCCGTCTGCGACATCCGCTGCGACGCCCAGGACCCCGCGACCGCGACGAGCGACCGGACGCCCGTGACCACCACGCTCTACGGAAGAACGGTCAGCCTTCACCTCTCCGATAACGATGTCATGGGCTGGGCCTCGATCGACGGCGGCCAGGCGGGCGACGAGGTCTGGCTCGACCGTTCCTTCGACGGCGGGAAGAGCTGGTCCTCGGGGAGCAGACTCGGCGCCACGAAGATCCCCAGCGGCTCCACGGCCTGGCGTTCTCAGATGTACAACGTGGACGACTGGAACAACGCGGGCGTCGGCGCCCTGCGCGCCTGCGCCAGGGCCGGCGACCGTGCCGAGATCGCCTGCACGGGCTGGGCCCGCAACAACCGCAACGCGGGCACCCGTTCGACGGCGGCCGCGACCGCGCTGATGATGCTGTACGACCGCGACACCGGGCTCTTCGAGTCGAACGGCTGGTGGACCTCGGCCAACGCCCTCACCGCCGTGATCGACAACAGCAGGATCAGCGGGCTCGGCAGCTACAAGTACGCCATCGCCAGGACCTACGACAAGAACATCGACGCCCAGGGCGGTGACTTCACCAACGAGTACCTGGACGACACCGGTTGGTGGGGACTGGCATGGATCGCCGCCTATGACGCGACGGGCGACAGCAGGTACCTGAACACGGCACGCGCCGACGCGGACCACATGCACGACTACTGGACGACCGGACAGTGCGGCGGCGGCGTGCTGTGGAACCAGAACAAGACGTACAAGAACGCCATCACCAACGAGCTGTACCTGCAGCTCACCGCGGCGCTGCACAACCGCGTCAAGGGGGACACCACCTACCTCCAGCGGGCCGAGGACGAATGGGCGTGGTTCCAGAAGAGCGGGATGATCAACTCCTCGCACCTGATCAACGACGGCCTCGACGACAACTGCGCCAACAACGGTCAGCAGACGTGGACATACAACCAGGGCGTGATCCTCGGCGGTCTGGCCGAGCTGCACAGGGCCACCGGGGACAACGCACTGCTCACCACCGCACGCCAACTGGCCGACGCGTCGACCGGCGCCCAGGCGCTCAACCCTGACGGCATTCTGCGGGAACCCGGCGAGTCGGACGCCTGCGGCGGTGACGGCCCCTCGTTCAAGGGCGCCTATGTACGCGGCCTCGGCAAGCTCGACGTCGCCCTCGCCGGTCATCCGTACAGCGCCTACCTCGACCGGCAGGCCGCCGCGGCAGG from Streptomyces tsukubensis encodes:
- a CDS encoding HpcH/HpaI aldolase/citrate lyase family protein, which gives rise to MSTGTARVSALPSPDAVDTALTWLYAPGDRPDVVAKALRSGADVVLIDLEDAVAPERKRYARAATAELLAAPLSGPAAVHVRINALGGSASDADLRALAGLPGLDGLRLPKVGSAEEIDAVVRRLRSLGAGEAPALYALLESALGIENAYGVATADPAIRGIALGEADLKADLGMSDETALAWPRARVVVAARAAGLAPPAQSVFPDIRDADGLAASCLRGRALGFLGRTAIHPRQLPVIERAYLPTAHEVEAARETVAAAARDAGALALPDGRFVDAAVVAGARRVLALAERAAAPRHG
- a CDS encoding glycoside hydrolase family 76 protein, with protein sequence MTAQPSAPPPSGRTRGHLGRRVLGSGAGIALACLLATRFAPALPAAAAEQAAVCDIRCDAQDPATATSDRTPVTTTLYGRTVSLHLSDNDVMGWASIDGGQAGDEVWLDRSFDGGKSWSSGSRLGATKIPSGSTAWRSQMYNVDDWNNAGVGALRACARAGDRAEIACTGWARNNRNAGTRSTAAATALMMLYDRDTGLFESNGWWTSANALTAVIDNSRISGLGSYKYAIARTYDKNIDAQGGDFTNEYLDDTGWWGLAWIAAYDATGDSRYLNTARADADHMHDYWTTGQCGGGVLWNQNKTYKNAITNELYLQLTAALHNRVKGDTTYLQRAEDEWAWFQKSGMINSSHLINDGLDDNCANNGQQTWTYNQGVILGGLAELHRATGDNALLTTARQLADASTGAQALNPDGILREPGESDACGGDGPSFKGAYVRGLGKLDVALAGHPYSAYLDRQAAAAGSKDVDPLGMYGPHWNGPRTTVASGHGCQHSALDLLNAAQAD